DNA sequence from the Nodosilinea sp. FACHB-141 genome:
GTATAACGCACAAGAATTGAGCAGCCGTTGTGTGTAGAAACTGCGCACCCAACCCTAGGGCTGTTCAGACCTCACGCTATCACCCTGGCCGAGTCCAAACGAAACCGCAGCGAGGAACTGATACCAAGCTTAAGGCTTGGTTAGATTAATTAACATTCCTCCCATAGAAGGAGCAGGCTCAACGGCAAAATCAGTCTTAGGAGAGGGGTTGGGCTATTCGACACGGCGGGTATTGCCTGCCTTGACCCAGCCTTCCTGACCGTTAGACACCACCCGCACCTTGACCCACGACTTGTCGGCGGGTTCTTCAAGCACCACCACCGCTTCGTTGACATCCACGCCCCCCACTTGGGGAAACTCGACACCGGGACCTTCGCGCATGACTAGGCCAATGGGCTGCACCACCGTGGCGTTGTAGTCACCAGGCTCGAGGGCGGGCTCTGCCGGCGGTTCCGCTGGGGCCGGCGGGGCTTCGACTACAGGCTCGGCAGGTGCTTCTGGAGCAGCCTCTGGGGCTGGGGTCGGCATTTCATCGCCATACAATGGTTTGGGCGGCAGCACCGACAGGCGACCCATGAAGTAACGGGCGGTGGCCACCCCCGCCATTGACAGCAGAATGAGGGCGATCGCCATGCCCAAGATTAATTTGGATAGGCCAATGAAAAATCCTTTCATGGAGGCAGCGGGCCGGAGATAAGGTCTACAGGTTGCTAATGGTACAGCACCTCTTGGCAATCGGCATCGGGAAGCTAATCGCTACTGGGAAGAGTGGGGCGAAATCGAGGGTCGATGCCGCTGCGGGAGGCCATGCGGGCTTTACCGGCCGCTGCCCAGGCTTGCAGCGCCTCAATTTGCTCTTGGGCAGTGCGGGCTAGAGGCACCATTTCGCTGGCGGCGGTGAGAATGTCGTCGGTGGTGAAGTCGCGGTTTTGGCTAAAGCCCAGGTGCATAGCTTCGACGATCGCCTGTTCGATCTCAGCCCCTGAGAAGTCGGGGGTTTCGTAGGCCAGCCGGGTGGTGTCAAAGGTTTTGAGGGTGTGGGGCCGCAGGCGTGAGAGATGGACCTCAAAAATGGCCTGGCGATCGCTCTGGCTGGGCAGCCCGACAAAGAAAATTTCGTCGAAACGACCCCGGCGCAGCATCTCTGGCGGCAGAGCCTGAATGTTGTTGGCGGTGGCCACCACAAATACTGGGGAGGTTTTCTCCGCCATCCAGGTGATGAAGGTACCAAAGACCCGGCTAGCGGTGCCCGAGTCGCCCCGGCCATCCATGCCCGCAAAGGCTTTGTCGATTTCGTCAATCCATAGCACGCAGGGGGCCAAGGCTTCCGCCAGCTGAATCATTTGGCGGGTGCGGGCCTCTGACTCACCCACCAGGCCGCCAAACAGCCGGCCCACGTCGAGGCGTAGCAGGGGCAGGTGCCAGTGGTGGGCGATCGCCTTGGCAGTCAGCGATTTGCCCGTGCCCTGAATGCCCAGCAGCAGCAGCCCGCGCGGATGGGGCAGGCCGTACTGGCGCGCTTTTTCGGAGAAGGCGGTACCTCGCTTGAGCAGCCAGTCTTTGAGGTTGTCGAGGCCACCGATGTCAGAGATCTGCTCCCTGGCCGGGTAGTAGTCAAGAATTTGGGTCTGGCGAATGCTTTGGCGCTTTTCGTCGAGAATCAGGTCGAGATCGTTGGGGTCAAAGGCTCCATGGGCAGCGATCGCCCGAGACAACACCCGCCGAATGCGCTCTAGCGACAGCCCCTGGCAGGTGCGCACAACCTCCTCTAACATCGCTGGCGGCAGGTTCGTGCCGGTCGAGCCCAAGAGCTGCTGCACCTCGTGCCGAATGGCGGCGGCATCGGGCAGGGTAAACTCCAGCACCGTCACGGTCTCGCTCAGCTCGTCGGGAATGGTGAGCTGGGCGGAGAGAATGACCAGCGTCTTGGGTTGGGCCTTGAGCCGGCGGGCCAGGTTGCGCAGTTTACGAGAGATGGCAACGTCATCTAGAAAACGGTGAAAGTCGCGCAGCACAAAGATGGCTGGAGCCGTGGCGGGCAGCTTTTCCACCAGTTCTAGCGCTTGCAGGGGGTTGCGCTTGCCAAAGCCGGCGTCGTTGAGGTTGCCCTGGTAGCCATCCACAAAGTCCCAGGTGTAGAGGGCACGGTTGCCCTGCTGGGTGGCGCAGGCCGCGATATCGGCCTCAGCCCGCTCTTCCTCGGCGGTGGCGATGTAGATAATCGGGTAGCGGGCGCGAATCAGTAAGCCCAGTTCGTCGGTAAAACCCATGTCAGCGCGACTCAGTTATCCCATAATGCTCGGTTGATGTCTCCAGCCTATCGGATTTTAAGGAGTCTCTGATTCTCTCGTGAGCATGAAGCTGTAGACTTCTGCTCTTTAGCAATCGGGCTGGTTGAGCTGCTGCTGAAGCTGAGTCAGGGCGGCCCAGCGGTGGTCTACGGGTTGGGCGGCGGCTGTCCCCTGCCCTCGCAGCTCAATACCGGGGCAGTCTTCGTCGCAGATCTGAGGCATAGGTAGCGACAGACAGATCTGTTCGTAGACCCAGGTTTCAGGGTAGAAGTGACCGTTGGGGGGCAGGGTTTCGAACAGGTCCTCCACCGCCACCTCCCGTTCTAGCGGCAGGGTGGCAGGGTCGGGCTCATTCTCAAGCCAAATCAGCTCCTGAGCCGACAGCGCTACGCGGTGGTTGTAGGCCTGCAGGCAGCGATCGCAGGTCAGCGTCACAATCGTGTCGGCTCTGGCTTTGACCTCCAGATAGGTACCCTGGTGGGTAATCGTCATCTCGCCCCGCACGGGGGTTAAAGTCTCCAGCTCCGCCAGGTGCTGGTCAAGCTCAACGGTGAGAGTCTTCTCAGGCCGCTGTAGCAAGTGGGGGATATAAACTTTCTCCATTGTTTTTGCCTCCCATGGCTCGCGCTATCTCTGTGCGACCTAGCCGTCCGTAGCCTCGTTGTCCTGCTGCCCAGCTAAGCAGACCACCAGGCGGCGATCGGGCTCGCGGCCCCGGCTGAAGGTGGCCAATCCCTCGTGGGCCGACATGAAGTGGTGCATTTGCCGCCGCTCCGCGGACGAGAGCCCCTGAATTTCATACTCCTCACCGCTAGCCAGCACACGCTCTGCGGCCTCGGCAGCCATGGTCTTGAGTTCTTCGAGCCGCTTGGCTCGGTAGCCCGCTAGCTCGATAGTAAAGGCTTGCTGCTCTTCCTGCCCTTTGCCCAAATTGAGCGTGGTGTTGGCCAAATATTGAATTGAGTCAAGCACCGTGCCGCCGTCGCCGATCAACGCCTGCACCTGCTCGGGCGACAACGTGTCTTCAGCAATGGTGAGCCAGCAGCTCTCCCCAGACTCGTCTTCGACCGGGTGGGCGGTGACAGTGCTGGTTAGCCCCTGCATGGTGAGCAGAGTCGTCAACCAGTTTATGCCAGCGGTAGCAGCATCGGTGACCATAAGTTACGCCTTTTTCTTCTTGCTACGTCCGGGCTCAAAGGGCAGGGTCTGCCGATTGTCCTCGGTCTTGACAGTTTCGGCATCGACGATTTTTTGCAGATTCTCAGGCAGGGGCTCCCGCGAAAGAATGAACGTCTGCAGGGTCTGGAAGATGTTTGCAATCAGCATGTACATCAGCACCCCAGCTGGTAGAGGAAAGAACAGAAACATGCCGGAGAAGATGATCGGCGTGAACTTGTTAACAGCCGCCTGTTGAGGGTTGTCGCTAGTGGTAGAGCCCTGGCCCGAGAGCACCTGGTTGAGGTACAGGCTGGCTCCAAAGCCCAGAATCATAATCAAAATATCCCAGTGAATAGCACCGTCTTCACCGGTTACACCAATCCGACCCAGGGCTTTGATAAACAAGAACCCTTTATTGGCGGCCAGACCGGGAGCCTGCACCCGCACGGTCGCCTCACCAGGAGCCAACGCGGTGATGTGACCTTCAGCATCGACCGCGACGACATCCTCACCCTTGGTGATTTCCCATTTGGGCTGGAAGCTGTCTACGTCTTCGTTGTACTGGGAAGCCAGAGCTTCAATGGTTTCGCCGTCGGCGGTTTGCAGGCGCACATCGGTTTTTTCGCCCACCACGAGCTTGTTGCCACCGGGCATCACCGCCGAGATGGGGAAGTGAGAGCCGTCAGACACGTAGATGGCCTTGGGGGGTGTAGTAAACACCTGGGGCTGAATCTGCTCAATTTTTTCTTGGGGAAAGACCTGAACGTTGACGTCGTAGTTGATGTCAGAGAACGGCGACCCCCGCAGGGTGGCAAACAGGGCAAAGAGAATGGGCATTTGTAGCAGCACCGGGAAGCAGCCCGCCAAAGGGTTGCCAAACTCTTTGTAAACCCCGCTCATCTCCTCTTGCAGTTTGGTGGGGTTGTCTTTGTAGCGCTCTTGGATCTCTTTAACGCGCTTTTGCATCAAGGGCTGGGCTACCTTCATGCGGCGCATGTTGCGAATGGAGCCCGCGTTGAGGGGATACAGGGCAAAGCGAATTACCAGGGTGAGGGCCACAATGGCTAACCCGTAGCTGGGCACGATTCCATAGAAAAAATCTAGGATCGGCAACATGATGTTGTTAGTCAGAAATCCAATTCCAAAATCCATGGGCACCTGAACCCTGCTACAGGGGATACGACGTTAACTGCTCAGTTACCTAATCTACCCCATCGTTGGGGAGGCAAGCCGCCCCAACGGGTTGGGATTGCCGTAAGTTAGCTCTTGCTAGAGGTGCCGCTGACGGCTTCAGCTGCTGGAGAGATGCGCTCGTTCATATATTCGTACACCTCGCGAAAACGGGGCATAGAGCGCAGTTCTAGGCGGCTGCCATCTTTGAGGGTGACGACCATATCGCCCCAGAGGCCCAGCCCGCGAGGCACCGTGACAATTTTACTAATTTCGTTGTAAATCAAGTCGGTGCGCTCGCGCCCCATCCAACCGCCGGTTACCGACAGCCGCCGGCTAGTGATGCGGTAGCGCAGCCAGAGGGCGCGGGTAATGGCTCCAACCGTGAGGGGAAGGCAGATAATCGTGAAACCCAGCAAAATATTGAAAATCAAATCGCCAATGTGGGGGCCGCCCTCATAGAACACATCCTCACGAATGCCCATGGAATACCTCTAGCTTGGTAAACAACTGCTCCAATTCTCGCAAAAATTCGCCATATTCGCACTCGGCCGCCTCGGGCTTGAGGCTGATGACGATCCACTGAGCGGGATGCAGGCGGGGCAGTAGGGTGCGGAGAGCGGCGCGCACTCGCCGCTTGAGGCGGTTGCGCACCACGGCTCGCTTGTGCACCTTGAGGCTCACAACAATGCCGATTCGCGGCGCAGGGTCGTTGGGTACCCCGGCCTTGGCCGCAGGGGGGACTGACCACACGCGCAACAACAGGTGAGCAGAGACCGCTTTTCTGCCCTGCCGATAGACCTGGGAAAAATCTCGCGATCGCCGCAGCCGATGGTGTTTGGGCAGCACTACCGATCCTCAACGCGCAACAATAGCCCTAGAGCTTAAGGTAGCCCCAGGGCTATGCAATGATCTACGAACGATGAATGAGGTAAACCCCAGCCAGCGCTAGACTGCGAGCTTGGCCCGACCCTTGCGGCGGCGAGCTTTAATCACCTCCTGGCCGGTGTGGGAGCGCATACGAGCGCGAAATCCGGAGGTTCGCTTTTGCTTTCGGTTGGTGCCCTCTAGGGTGCGCTTGCTCATGGCTTAGTCTCTGCCTGTTCTGCTAAAAAGTCACGGTCTCATATAATAGCACCCGCTGGCTCCTAGCGGCTGTGGTCGCTGTCAGAAGCAATTTCCATAGGCCAGGTGCCAACGTACTGGTTGACCACGTCGCCCTGGTACATCATTCTCAAATTGAAATAGTGGTAGCCGTAGCGCCGGGGGTTGCGCACGTCGGAGAGCACCACCACCAGGTCAGTGTTGGCCTCGATCGGCTGCTCAGGGATGATTTCAATACGGTTTTCGTCCTGAATCCAGTCGGCAGCTTTGAGCGGAATGACTTCGCCACCACGCCAGTCGCCCTTGCGTAACTCGATGGCGTTGGGGTCAAACCGACCGCCTACTTCGGTAAAGGCATCGGGGTAGTCAATTTCTAGGGAGATGACATCGCGCGGCAGCTTGGTGCGCATGATGTTGAGGTAGTAGCGGGAGTTGGTGCTGAAGGGATAGTTGAAATCGATCATGTATCTGAGGCGATATTCAACCTCAACGCCGCCAAAGATGGTCAGCCCGTTCTGGGCCTGAGTAGGTTGGATCAGCGCAGTGCTGAGGCCGACCGCTGTGGCCACAGCGACCAACCCCAGGGCGGCCAATTTAAAAAATTTCTTAAGGGATATCATGGTGTACCTCCAATGAAAACTGTCTGGCCAGGTAGCTTGGGGCAACCAATCTAGGCCACCCATCACAATAGCTCTATGGAGCCTAAAGGCACACTCCGTCTGTGCCAGTGGTGCAACCGGGCTCCTAATATCGGGGAATTCCCGGGGAATTAGCTCTTAAACCCGCTCCTAATCCTACCATTCAGCCTTTGTTGCTTAAGACTGGTCGTCGCGGCTACTCGCCGTCGTCGTCGATGATGGCGTTGCGATCGAGCAGCAGCAGGTTGCGCAACTGGTCAGTGTCGAACTCGGTGAGCCAGCCTTCGCCTGCACTAACTACCTGCTCGGAGAGGGCTTTTTTGCTTTCGATCATCTCGTGGATGCGCTCTTCGAGGGTGCCGGTGGTGACGAATTTGTGCACCTGCACGTTGCGGGTCTGGCCAATGCGGAAGGCGCGGTCGGTAGCCTGATTCTCGATCGCCGGGTTCCACCAGCGATCGTAGTGGAACACGTGGTTGGCGCGAGTGAGGTTGAGGCCTACTCCCCCTGCCTTCAACGACAGAATAAATAGTCGCGGTGCGGCGGGGTCGTTCTGGAAGCGCTCGACCATGGCCTCGCGCTGATTTTTGGTAGTGCTGCCGTAAAGAAACAGCGCCTCTTGGCCCAGATAGGACTGCAGATGGCGTTGGAGCAGCTTGCCCCACTCGGCAAACTGAGTGAAGATCAGGGCGCGATCGCCCTCGGCAATCACTTCCTCCAGCATTTCATCGAGCCGCTGGAGCTTGCCCGATCGCCCCTTTAACCCCAAGCTTGACTCCTGCAAAAACTGAGCCGGGTGGTTGCAGATCTGCTTCAGCCGGGTCAAAAGAGCGAGAATTTGCCCCTTGCGCTGCACTCCGGTGGCGTCATCAAGGGTTTCTAACGCCGCATCGACGGTCTGCTGGTAGAGGTTGGCCTGCTCGGCCGAGAGCCCGCAGTAGACGCTCATCTCCTGCTTTTCGGGCAGGTCTTGAATGATGCTGCGATCGGTTTTAAGGCGGCGTAAAATAAACGGCTGCACCAGACCCTTCAGCGCCTTAAGGGAGGCCACATCGCCATAGCGCTCGATGGGTGTGGCAAAGCGCCGTTGGAAGAAATTCTTTGGCCCTAGGTAGCCGGGATTGAGAAAGTCCATAATCGACCACAGCTCACCTAGGCGGTTTTCTACTGGGGTGCCGGTCAGGGCAACGCGGAACTGAGCCTCGATCTGGCGGGCCGCCTTGGACTGCTTGGCGTCCGAGTTTTTGATGTTTTGAGCTTCGTCGAGCACCAGGCAGGGCCAGCTCACCGACTGGAGGGGTTTGAGATCTCGGTAAATTAACGCGTAGCTGGTGATCACTAGGTGCTTGCCCTGCACGGCTTTGGCAAAGCTGGCCCCCTTGGGGCGGCGATCGCCGTGGTGCACCAGGGTTTTAAGCTTAGGGGCAAACCGTTTGACCTCCTTTTCCCAGTTGCCTAGCACTGAGGTGGGGCACACCAGCAGTACTGGAGTCTCAAGCCAGCCGTTGTCTTGCAGGTAGAGCAAAAAAGCAATCAGCTGAATGGTCTTGCCCAGGCCCATGTCGTCGGCCAGACATGCCCCTAGGCCCCACTGTTCTAAAAACGCCAGCCACGACACCCCGCGCGCTTGGTACGGCCGCAGCTTGCCTTTGAAGCCACTGGGGGCCTCCATTTCTTCAAGGGTTTGGTTGCCAGTGGTGAGGGTTTCAATCAGGGTTTGCAGCGCCCCGGTGGCCTCAAAGCTGACTACCGGCAGCCGGTCGATTAGCTGGGTGTCGCCGGTGCTAATTCGCAGGGCGTCTTCCACCGAAAGAGGCGTGGCGGTCTTTTGCCCCGCTAAGAATTGCCGGGCCGCCTTCACATCCTGAGGCTTCAGCTCGACCCAGCGCCCGTTGATTTCGACCAGCGGTGAGCCCTGGTTGATCAACTGCTCGAACTCGGCGGCGGAGAGGGTTTCCCCGGCGATCGACAGCTCCCAGCGAAAGTTGAGCAGGCTCTTGAGGCCGAGCCTCTGCCGCTGGTTTTGGGGCGGCACCTCCGCCTGCACCTTGAGGCCCAATCGTCCGGCTCCGTCTTCGGCCGTTTGGGCCAGACCAGGGGGAAGTTGTACCTCGACGCCGTTGTCTTGCAGCTGCCAGGCCGAGGCCTTAATAAACTGGTACGCCTGGATCGGATCGAGATTGCAGTGGGCCGGATGCTGCTGACGCAGACTCTCGCGAATCGGTTCGTACAGCCGGGCGGCTCGCCCCAAGGCTCCTAGTAGGGTTTCTTGAGGTGATTTGAGGGTTGCCCCCTGGTGATGCAGCTCGTCTACGGGATGCTGCCAGATCAAATCTGCCCCTATCTGCCAGTCGGGGTTAGCAGCTGACTGAATCTGGTACAGAAGCTGCCAGGGCTGCTCGAGCTGTGGGGGTGGCTGTAGCACTAAACGCAGGCGAAACTGGGTAGCGGGATCTTCCGCCAGGGTCTGTAGCGGCGTGGTCCAGGTGGTGAGGGCCTCTTGCAGACGAGCGGCGGCGGCGGCGGGGGCCTCTAGGGTACCTTCTGGCTGGCTTAGGGCCTGAAGCCACGGCTGTAGTGGTAGCTCTTTGCTGAGATTGGCCAGACCGCTGGGGGACTGTGCCTGGGCAACTTGGCGCACTTGGTGGTCGACCAGGGCAGCTAAAAAGGTGAGTAGCTGAGGCTGAGGGTCGAGGAGGGGAACCCCACAGCCTAGGGGAAGCTCGCCCTTGGCAATGGGCGGCAAATGAGTGCGAGAAATCAGAGGCATGGCTCGCGCGAAATTGCGCAGTCGCTCCTGGTCGGGGGCGCTATCAAGCAGGGGGTGCCAGCCCGCCGCCAGGGTTTGACTAGTAAGCTCTAGGCCCGGCAAAAACTTGCCCCGAGCCAGAAGATTGAGCCCCCAGCGAGCAATGTGGCCCCAGTAGCGCAGGTCAGCTCCGATTTCGCCGGGGCCAGTGAGAGTTTGCTGTCCCAGGGGCAAAGCCAGCAGCATCGGCAAAAAGTCGGCTATTCCCAGGTGCCATCCCTGCACTTGCCAGGGGTGAAGCACCGTATTGGCCTGAGCCGAATCGTCAGTCTGGGCATCGACTCGGGCTGAATGGACTGGCACGAGGGCCGATGGCGTAATCTGGGCGGGCAGCGGCAGGGCCAGCTCTCCCCAAATCGGGCCGATGGCGCGCGTCGCTGCTTTTGGCCCACGTGATGCCCCTCGCCTACCGCTGCTTTCCGGTGCTTTTTTGGCGCTTTTGCCAGTGCCCGCCGCCTTGGTTAACGCCTCTGGAAATAGCTCCCCAGTCGCAGAGCGGCCTACCAGCTGCTTTTGCATGGCGGTGAGCACCTGAGCTAGGTCGGTTTGAGCCAGGGAGTAGGGATGGAGGTGCAGGCCGTCCCAGGGGGCGAGCCCATCCGGTGGCAGGGGCTGCCAGGCTTCGGCCCAGAGAAAGAACTGCTGCGCCTGGGGAACCCAACTGACGTGTAGTATTGCCATTAGCCCTGTATCTACGACTCGCTCAAAAGTTTGGCATGGGTTGGGAGCAGGTAGATAGGGCCAGTTGCCCCCCAATTTCGGGTCAAACGCCAGTAAATACTCCGGCGGGTAAGCCCATTTCCAATGCCCCGTCCTCGGTTACACCTGGTGTGCAGAAAACCTGCTTAGTTCGCCTATCTTACCCTCTCCGGCTGGCCCTAACTGGGTATCCCCTTGAACCTTTAGGCATATTCCATAATGACCGGGGTGTGGTCGCTGGGTTTCTCCCAGCGGCGAGGTTCGAGGTCAATGGTGCAGCTGAGGGCGCGATCGCTCAACCCCGCCGACAGATAATGATGGTCAATGCGCCAGCCCATATTCCGCTGAAAAGCGGCGGTTCTATAGTCCCACCAGCTAAAGTGACCCCCCTCATCGTTAAATAGGCGAAAGCCATCCTTGAGCCCTACCGCCATTACCTCCTTGAGCGCCTCTCGCTCGGTGGGCGAAGACATAATGTGTTTCTCCTTGCCTTCGGAGTTGTAGATATCTTTGTCTTCAAGGGCGATGTTGAAGTCACCGCAGACGTTCAAGTTGGGATGCTCGGTGAGTAGGGCAGCCAAATATTCTTTTAAGCAGGCTAGCCAGCGCAGCTTGTACTCGTACTTTTCGCTGCCAACAGAACTGCCGTTGGGCACGTAGAGGTTCACTATATAGATGTCGTCCCACAGCCCGGCGATCACCCGCTTTTGGTCATCTAAGTCGCCGACCCGATCTTCCCCCAGCACGGGAGCAAAGCCGTATTGCACCTTATCTAGGGGCTGACGACTGAGCAAGGCTACTCCGTTATAGGACTTTTGGCCGTGGATATAGGCGATGTACCCCAGCTCGGAAAATGCGGCGGTCGGAAACGTCTCGTTGACCACCTTGGTCTCTTGCAGGCACAGCACGTCCACCGGATTGGTTTGCAGCCACTGGGTCGCATGGTCGAGGCGCGATCGAATGGAGTTAACGTTCCAGGTGGCAACTTTCATAGAGGGCGGTAAGGTGAAAAGAGATAGTCACAGTGTTCTAGCTTAAGGGCTTGACTGCCCAAAAGGATCGCGCCCGTGCCGCCAGAATCTCCCCTTGAGGGAAAAGCTTTAGTTAAGGAAGTGTGTCGCCGCATTCGGCTAGCTCGCAGCTATTGGGATGCTCACAACAACGCGGCCTGCCGGGGTGAGCGAGAAAAGGCGCTAGCCCTCTATAACACGCTGACCAAGGAGCAAAAAGACGAGATTCCTCAAACCCTGCGAGTGTGGCTGCGCTACCGCAGCGAGAAATATTTTGGCGCGCATCAAACGCAGCCAGGGAATAAGGGGCGATCTGCTAAGGGCCGAGGTAAGAAGTAGACAGGGGTTTTGGTAGAATACTGGCAAGTTCAGGGAAGTTAGCTCAGTAAAGGTGCATCGCACAACAAGGGGAATTAGCTCAGCTGGTAGAGCGCTGCGATCGCACCGCAGAGGTCAGGAGTTCGAATCTCCTATTCTCCATCTTTGAAAACACCTCAAACCATTACGCAACAAGGAATACATCCTTTGTTGCGTTTTTATATTTTGGCTACTTTTAGATCGATTTAGGCCGTTTTAGGCACTTTGGGAACTCTTGGGCACTCTCGGAAACCCTTATGGTTAAGTGTTTTGAAGGCCTTTTTGATGCATTAGTACTATGCTCAGAGGTGCTAGACACTGCGGTCAGGCTCCTATCGTAATAAGTAGATTCCAAAAACTTAATAAGAGCACAGGTTCGGTTTTAGTCAGAAGAGACCGCTAATCCTGCGATGGCGAGTTGACGGATCGAACAAGAAAGTGTTGTGAAGTTGCCCAAGTTCATCACCCACCGGCACCCCTACCCGCTTTGAGCAAAAGGTAGACGATGGCGGGCGCTGGTACGAAGTCTATGTCTTTCGAGTGGGAGACCCGGCCCGGCGCCAGATCGGCATCTTGTTTAACGACATCAGCGATCGCAAGCAGGCGGCCCTCGCCCTTCAGCGCCAGATTCAGCAAGAATATCTGCTCAACGACATCAACGAGGATATTCGCCAATCTCTCGATCTAGAGGCGGTACTGGCACGGGCAGTGGAGCGCAGCCGGGTGGTGCTAGAAAGCGATCGGGTGGTTGTGTTTCGGTTGGTAGGCAGTGAGGAGGGCCAGGTGATTACCGAATCGGTGGGTAGCGAGTTTGCGCCAATTCTCGGCAGCACCATTCACGACCCCTGCTTTAGCGATCGCTATATTGAGGTCTATCGCCAGGGCCGAGTAGGGTCGATTGATGACTTAGAGCAGGCCGATATCGAGCCCTGCCACGCCAACTTGCTGCGGCAGTTTCAGGTCAGGGCCAACCTGGTGGTGCCGATTTTGCGTAGTGAGGCCGGGCCGGATGGCGACCACCAGAACACCGATCTCTGGGGTCTGCTGATTGCCCATCAGTGCGCCGCTCCCCGCCAGTGGCAGCCCGCCGAAAAGGCTCTGCTCAAGCGCATTGCCAGCCAAACCAGCGTTGCCATTCAGCAGTCAGAGCTCTATGGCCAGGTGCTGCAAGAACTCCAGGAGCGTGAACGGATGCAGCAGGTGCTGCAGGAGAGCGAGACCCGATTTCGCACCCTCAGCGCCCCCATTGGCATTGGCCAGATCGACAATCAGGGGCGCTGCGTCTACACCAACGCCCGCTGGCAGGCGATCGCGGGGCTGAGCGCCGAAGCCTCTTTGGGAAAGGGCTGGCTGCAGGTGGTGCATCCCGAGGATCAGCCCCACCTGGCCCTCGTCTGGGAAGAATATCTGGCCGGTCGTCGCCCGCGCCTGCCCGAGTCTCGCCTGCTCACCCTCCAGGGTGACCTGCGCTGGGTCGAGGGGGCGATCGCCCCCATCCATACCGCCACGGGCGACATCAGCAGCTACGTCAGCACGGTCGAAGACATTACCCAGCGCAAAGAGGCCGAGCGCCAGCTGCGGCAGCTGGCGGCCCTGCTCGACATCGCCTCTGACGCCATTTTTGTGCGCGACCTCGACCACCGCCTGCTCTACTGGAACCACGGGGCCGAACGTCTCTACGGCTGGAGTACTGACGAGGCCCTCGATCGCCCGGTGCACGATCTGCTGGACGGCGATCTGCCCCAGCTAAACAG
Encoded proteins:
- a CDS encoding DEAD/DEAH box helicase, whose amino-acid sequence is MAILHVSWVPQAQQFFLWAEAWQPLPPDGLAPWDGLHLHPYSLAQTDLAQVLTAMQKQLVGRSATGELFPEALTKAAGTGKSAKKAPESSGRRGASRGPKAATRAIGPIWGELALPLPAQITPSALVPVHSARVDAQTDDSAQANTVLHPWQVQGWHLGIADFLPMLLALPLGQQTLTGPGEIGADLRYWGHIARWGLNLLARGKFLPGLELTSQTLAAGWHPLLDSAPDQERLRNFARAMPLISRTHLPPIAKGELPLGCGVPLLDPQPQLLTFLAALVDHQVRQVAQAQSPSGLANLSKELPLQPWLQALSQPEGTLEAPAAAAARLQEALTTWTTPLQTLAEDPATQFRLRLVLQPPPQLEQPWQLLYQIQSAANPDWQIGADLIWQHPVDELHHQGATLKSPQETLLGALGRAARLYEPIRESLRQQHPAHCNLDPIQAYQFIKASAWQLQDNGVEVQLPPGLAQTAEDGAGRLGLKVQAEVPPQNQRQRLGLKSLLNFRWELSIAGETLSAAEFEQLINQGSPLVEINGRWVELKPQDVKAARQFLAGQKTATPLSVEDALRISTGDTQLIDRLPVVSFEATGALQTLIETLTTGNQTLEEMEAPSGFKGKLRPYQARGVSWLAFLEQWGLGACLADDMGLGKTIQLIAFLLYLQDNGWLETPVLLVCPTSVLGNWEKEVKRFAPKLKTLVHHGDRRPKGASFAKAVQGKHLVITSYALIYRDLKPLQSVSWPCLVLDEAQNIKNSDAKQSKAARQIEAQFRVALTGTPVENRLGELWSIMDFLNPGYLGPKNFFQRRFATPIERYGDVASLKALKGLVQPFILRRLKTDRSIIQDLPEKQEMSVYCGLSAEQANLYQQTVDAALETLDDATGVQRKGQILALLTRLKQICNHPAQFLQESSLGLKGRSGKLQRLDEMLEEVIAEGDRALIFTQFAEWGKLLQRHLQSYLGQEALFLYGSTTKNQREAMVERFQNDPAAPRLFILSLKAGGVGLNLTRANHVFHYDRWWNPAIENQATDRAFRIGQTRNVQVHKFVTTGTLEERIHEMIESKKALSEQVVSAGEGWLTEFDTDQLRNLLLLDRNAIIDDDGE
- the xth gene encoding exodeoxyribonuclease III, giving the protein MKVATWNVNSIRSRLDHATQWLQTNPVDVLCLQETKVVNETFPTAAFSELGYIAYIHGQKSYNGVALLSRQPLDKVQYGFAPVLGEDRVGDLDDQKRVIAGLWDDIYIVNLYVPNGSSVGSEKYEYKLRWLACLKEYLAALLTEHPNLNVCGDFNIALEDKDIYNSEGKEKHIMSSPTEREALKEVMAVGLKDGFRLFNDEGGHFSWWDYRTAAFQRNMGWRIDHHYLSAGLSDRALSCTIDLEPRRWEKPSDHTPVIMEYA
- a CDS encoding Precorrin-3B methylase, which codes for MPPESPLEGKALVKEVCRRIRLARSYWDAHNNAACRGEREKALALYNTLTKEQKDEIPQTLRVWLRYRSEKYFGAHQTQPGNKGRSAKGRGKK
- a CDS encoding PAS domain S-box protein — its product is MGDPARRQIGILFNDISDRKQAALALQRQIQQEYLLNDINEDIRQSLDLEAVLARAVERSRVVLESDRVVVFRLVGSEEGQVITESVGSEFAPILGSTIHDPCFSDRYIEVYRQGRVGSIDDLEQADIEPCHANLLRQFQVRANLVVPILRSEAGPDGDHQNTDLWGLLIAHQCAAPRQWQPAEKALLKRIASQTSVAIQQSELYGQVLQELQERERMQQVLQESETRFRTLSAPIGIGQIDNQGRCVYTNARWQAIAGLSAEASLGKGWLQVVHPEDQPHLALVWEEYLAGRRPRLPESRLLTLQGDLRWVEGAIAPIHTATGDISSYVSTVEDITQRKEAERQLRQLAALLDIASDAIFVRDLDHRLLYWNHGAERLYGWSTDEALDRPVHDLLDGDLPQLNSIMQTLYIEGEWRGELHEVTKTGQSVIVSARWTLVPDEAGQPRFILSVETDITEKKALEAQFYQAQRLESLGRLSSGIAHDLNNVFTPILTMTQMLRYSQKGLSGNAQEQLRLLEDSAKRGISMVQQILSITRSSSGVHTEVDLSPLLQDLSRMLEQSLPRQITLRQVGFEPGAALPQAQTPPTCTRC